A region from the Marinobacter sp. SS13-12 genome encodes:
- a CDS encoding TM2 domain-containing protein yields MEINQDTHSKLIGYLLWIFGFLGAHRFYYGKPITGTIWFLTLGLLFIGWFIDLFLIPAMDREADIRYESGEVSYNIGWILLTFLGVFGLHRMYMGKWITGILYLLTGGLFLVGVLYDFWTLNDQISQRNREVRFG; encoded by the coding sequence ATGGAAATCAATCAGGATACCCACAGCAAACTCATCGGCTACCTGCTCTGGATCTTCGGATTCCTGGGCGCACACCGGTTCTACTATGGCAAGCCGATTACCGGCACCATCTGGTTCTTGACGCTCGGGCTGCTGTTTATCGGCTGGTTCATCGACCTGTTCCTGATTCCCGCCATGGACCGGGAAGCCGACATACGGTATGAGTCCGGTGAAGTGAGTTACAACATTGGCTGGATTCTGCTGACCTTCCTGGGGGTGTTTGGGCTCCACCGGATGTACATGGGCAAGTGGATCACCGGGATCCTCTACCTGCTCACCGGTGGTTTGTTCCTGGTGGGCGTGCTCTATGACTTCTGGACGCTGAATGACCAGATTTCGCAGCGTAACCGGGAGGTAAGGTTCGGTTAA